The sequence acaatacccctccctccagatcCCTCCCCCCTTGTCCAAATTACCCTCctgtacgatcggctcctcatagtgaatatgtgtacaaaatttgattgaaatcggtcctggggttggaagttacactgaattgctcgattcccaaagacaacccttcccctataccctccctttttcccaatgaccatcccaccccctttgttatattttccttatgatggagaatgtgaccaaatttggttgaaatcggtacaggggttcatgatttactttgaattgcccgtgttctaaacaaaaccccgcCCTCCGGACCCCTCCCTTTTCCCAAAtcccctcccatatgattacctcctcgtagtgaatatgtgtacaaaatttggttgaaatcggtcctgggagttgaaagttacacagaattgttcgttttctgaacaaaacccccccccccccccccccccccttttctacatgaccatcccacccctttgttaacttcctctgaggatagagaatgtctgtaccaaatttggttgaaatcggccaagtggttcagaagtagttagcgaacatacatacatagattggtttttatatatatagatcagactaaggccggagtggcctgtgctgcacataaaagtcttctccattcagctcggtccatggctgcacttcgccaaccagtCGGCGGAgcgtccgcaaatcgtcctccacctgatcggtccaccttgcccgctgtgcacctcgtcttcttgttcccgtcggatcgttgtcgagaaccattttcaccggattactgtccgacattctgtgcccggcccaccgcagtcttccgattttcgcggtgtgaacgatggatggttcttccaacagctgatgcaattcgtggttcattcgcctcctccacgtaccgtccgccatctgcaccccaccatagatggtacgcaacattttcctttcaaaaattcccagtgcgcgttggtcctccacgagcatcgtccaggtctcgtgtccgtagagaactaccggtctcataagcgttttgtagatagtcactCGTggaactcgtggtgggtggcttacatttgacctctcttgagcctcttcctatcatgtacttcgtcttcgacgtgttgatgactagtccaatccgtttagcttcgcttttcagtctgatgtaggcttcctccatcctctcaaagttgcgtgccatgatatcaatgtcgtcggcgaaaccaaataactggacggacttcgtgaaaatcgtaccactcgtgtcaatccctgcccttcgtattactccctccaaagcgatgttgaatagcagacacgaaagactatcaccttgccgtaaccctctacgtgtttcgaagggactcgagaatgcccctgaaactcgaactacgcacatcacccgatccatcgtcgccttaatcaaccgtatcagtttatccggaaatccattttcgtgcatcctgctggcgctttttcctccggaaaatcgagttttgtctgttccgcgcccgttcgtatcgtgcctcgttcgccctcgtgcggtgttgcagcaatcttgcccatgctgcattcttctcctcaactaactgctcacattcgccgtcataccagtcgttcctctgatccggagccaccgtgcctagtgcagcggttgcggtgcttccaatggcggatcgaatatctctccagccatcttcaagagatgctgcgcctagctgctcttccgttgggagtgacctccgcatatcgttctgctcatttttttcctgcgcctcgctaatcatttgttcttcatattctttcttcttcctgcggtgggttcgtttttcggctgctcttgctttctTGTACCgattctattcgatcgggtaccccacaccaacatccggcttttggcaacgttcttctcgtctgtcactctctgacactccacatcgaaccaacccgtcttGGATCGCCTCTGtacagtgcctaccacttctcgtgctgttgtgctcaccgctccatggatcgattctcatagatcgttgatgttgtcgctaacgttgattgcacttatccgttcgtcgagtttctggcggtactcagccgatactccttccgtcgacaatcgctggatattgtaacgcatcgtttgctgtgatctttcgttcgatacagttgacaaccgtgatttTACTGTATGTAAAGCAGAATTTGTCTCGACGGCATTctatgttctccaaagtttagCCAACGGatttcactcagtcccaggatctcaagcttcatgcaaCGTGcgtcattggcaagttgtgccaatttacacTGCTGGACTTGGGTGAAAACGTTCCATCTTCCTATTCGTGTCctttgtttcgcgctaagagtcgttgcTGTTATATCAGTCCGtatctttcattatcggattctcgaagaaattgatgtttcaggaccagtaggttgttggcccaaggttcctaTGCACCGGGATGGGACTACCAACTAGGATATAGCTTCCGGGAAATagaatttcatactcagccgctggatgccacaACAGACGCtattggagccgcacctccttggtgaaccgACACTCAATTAGTAGGATCAATTTTGTTTATAGTCTcgcccaacaccaggactaggctattgcgctttgagcggcacacggtagGTTTGATAGGTCCTGCTTGCGAATGCATGCAGCTTTTTACAGAAGTTCAACAGGACCCACTGTAAAACCCcctcacatcctaggcagacttCACAGGACGCTCCCTCTGACATTAGCTgttgtcagaaggacaacaggctacactaccagctaagtacgcaacccttaactcccggtcaattgtcatcggcaGACCCGGGAAAGCGTGAATATTGGAACTTGTAAGGATCAGAGATATTTTGGGCTCTCCTTCCCGGATGCAAATCTCTTCGTTGTTTCACGCTAAGGGTCGTTGCCTTTAAGTACATTGAAATTGTATCAGGCCATTAGACCGAATGGTCgttatgaaaaatgagaagcacgCATCACATTAACACATctcatttctgttgattttcattagaatgtaatgCAATTACAATCTTATGGAATAGGTTCTTTCTTTAAGTAAGGGGcgatacactaattacgtaagagatttttctggttttgaaaaCCTCCCCTAtgctcatacatttttttttttgctttcacATGCAAATTAGTTTTTGTATGCGGCTCAAAGAATAGAACTCCTCTAATCCCTTACGCAATTAATGTGCGGCCCTTGAGGTTGTGCTTAACAATTTAAATATACATTGTTCTTTGAAGAACTTTGTAcgttgtgattttttatttccattattcttctttttttgtaAGTAACCAGAATTTATATAACTGATAGGATTTTTTGTCGTCATTTGTAGCAAATAAAATCGCTAGAGAATAATTTACGCCTAAAGCTAGAGGCAAAGCGCTCCAAGCATCTCCCACCGATAAAAAGAGGCAGTAATATTGACGTATACTTAACGAGCTCAGGTTAGATCTCTTCATCGTACAATTTTTACGTTCTTTATTCCTTtactttttaactatttttttcaTACCACTACACCATATGTTACAAATTAATTCCAATTTCTCATCAATTCTACAAACCAACGAATTTATCGAAATTACAACATACCTTCAGCATGCAGCTTCATAACAACTACAATTCACGTAAACATCATAAATTCAATTCGAGTTTTGCAAACCACTCAGTATTACGTGGCAACTTTCCTGTCGTTAATTGCATCTTTTTTAAAACGTCACATAATGGTTGTATAGAATCTAGAATTCGTTAGATAAAATAGATATGTGAACCTTGCACAAGGGCAACTTACAGGTAACGTGCTAATATTGTAATTTTACTTCCTTCAAATGTCATTCACTATGCTTTATAACTCACTCGGCAATCAAGGAGTGGATCTAGTATCAATAAAAAAGCTTTGCCCTGAACATCAATTGGAACTAACGGTTTGCCACGCCACATTCTAACCGAATTAACATATTTTCCAAAACTCACCTGATCACTTTATATAAACCATACTAAAACAAGAAGAGTTTCCTCCCTAGATCCGCGCCTGCCTCTTTTTACGTTGGAGATTTATTGGACCTCAGGACACCTTTTCCACTAATTGGATTTTAGCAGCACATTCTGAGAAAACTGGCAACTGTTAAAATTCTAAAAGTTTTGCTAATTTTCTTGGAGTGATCGTCCTATCTGATACCCAGATGTTTataaatcattttggtttataAATATCAAGTGCCAAAAATTACCTTCTaactaaaatgcatttttatgaCCTTGTTttccatgatttttttcttctttttacgtTTTAAAATCAATACATATCCTTCGAATGTGCACCTTCCGATTCATCAAACCTCGTTGATATGAAACGCTTTTGTTCGAATCACCCCCAACCAACCATCCAACAATCAACTGTAAAAATAAACAACCTCACAGCAAACACGAGAGCTTGAGAacaatttggtacaaaatctgaAGCTGAACCACGGTCAGTCGCTGCCGACGCTGCAGCGAGGACCTATCACCAAGTATTTCCCAACCGCAGGTAAGCATTCAAGTTGATTTAAGCCTAACACTTTACAGTTATTGCAATTCGTTATAGACTAAAAGCATGCATTATAGAAAGATGTCTACGACCgttattttttattagggtTTTGGGTTTCTGAAAGTTTCCAGGTATTATTATGTTTGATGATAGACAATGCCACCCATAGTGGAGCATTACTTTTGGTTGCTATtttgcggagaaattcctcaTATTAGTCCTATTTCGaaatagggagtgagtgctagtaatggatcCCTTAAGGACGGAAATTGacttcaatcgcttcgctagagtCAGACTCATAACATATTGCCATTCTGTAGCACTAGATGCCAAGTAACAGTTATCAGCAAtgcgtttcgtacataaaacatgctaaaacatttatttttattactaaaataagtattttaaaataatgtagCCAGATtacctattatggccacccccggaACCGTAATACGCAACAtagagtttgtttacatacatattatggtccccccatttgatttacatgttccatttccacatattcctgttgcctattatggacccctcCTTCCtttgtgtgctagtaatggaccctctaaCGTATTTACTTTTACTAATCAGTTAATATAACTTAATTTTAGGATCCCAAGCCAAAACATTTGCATGGAACAACTACCCTGATatgtgaagcaactttatcTAATGGAAAATTGTAGGAAATCGTTGATTCCAGCATtaacttttggtttttgttcagggggtccattatacgcacgagGTCCAtcatacgcacggggtccattactagcactaaAGGCCCTTCTCATGTTATTTTTACAAAACATTCAGACTGATTGTACCTATAAtgatatttttgattatttttttggattCATTGTTCCACGGTTTCGAAGCTTGCTTCGCCCGCCCGCAGAGAAATTTTCGAGGAACCTTTATTGCCTTTTCAAATCCTCTGAGCAAATATTGTGCTTTGTCTCGTCATACCCTAACCTCAACATTTCCGGCATCGATTGGATCGGTATGTCCAATCTGTAAGCACTACCATTTGATTCGATCTGCAACTGCATTGCTTTTACAGCCAAACCAGCGTTTGATGACCATCCGGTAAAATTCAGTTCGAACacatttcgaataaatttttcgCGCTTCTCGGTGAAGCCGTCTTTCGAAAAGATGTATTAGCATTGATTTTGCCGCACAGTTCTAGgactgaagaaagaagatgttGAGAGACTCCAGTGCCAGCGCGGTGAATAATGTGCGTTTGTCAAGGTTAAAGGCCTAACGCTGGCACAAAAAATCGTGGACGAACATGGCGAAAAACACGAAGTGTATATtgctggggcagcagggactatgtccaagagcttgacgatccctccccaggccatctgcgagttgtggcgcctgcctaggatgtggtagggtttgacagtgggccctgttaaagctgcatgaatccgcaagtaggctccgccaaagcgaccgtgtgccgctcaaagcgcacaagcccaagtcctggtgttacgtgggacgctaaacagcctccggccctccgacgagacaggaggtttgcgcaggcccaataagccgcctttaaaaaacaactattacgaacgacgtagaagataatacgactcgatacaatcgacaacgacctaggcgacgaataaagaatcacgattggaagcttggaacatggaactgcaagtcgctaggcttcgcaggttgcgacaggataatctacgatgaattacatccccgcaacttcgatgtcgtatcgctgcaggaaatctgctggacaggacagaaagtgtggaaaagcgggcatcgagcggctaccttctacaaaagctgtggcaccaccaacgagctgggaaccggctttatAGTGTTggaaaagatgcgccaacgcgtgattgggtggcatccaatcaacgcaaggatgtgcaagctgaggataaaaggccgtttcttcaactatagcatcatcaacgtacactgcccacacgaaggaagatccgacgacgacgacgatgcccactgcgggacgtcaggaggaaatgtatagaccggtcatcggaccggatagtctacatACCGTAtccaacgacaacggccaacgatgcataaactttgcagcctcctgcggaatggtagtccgaagcactttcttcccacgcaaaaatatccacaaggccacatggaaatcacctaatcaagtaacggaaaaccaaatcgaccacgttctaatcgacggtaaattcttctccgacatcacgaacgtacgcacttaccgcagtgcgaatattgaatccgaccactacctcgttgcagtatgtctgcgctcaaaactctcgacggtgatcaacacgcgtcggagtcgtccgccgcggctaaacattgggcgggtACAAAACGGTatactagcccaagactacgcgcagcagctggaagtggcactcccaacggaagcgcaccatctcttgaagatggctggagagatattcgatcctccattggaagcaccgcaaccgctgcactaggcacggtggctccggatcagataaacgactggtatgacggcgaatgtgagcagttagttgaggagaagaatgcagcatgggcgagattgctgcaacaccgaacgaggcacgatacaaacgggcgcggaacagacaaaactcgattttccggaggaaaaagcaccagcaaaaagatcgagaccgtgaagagacggaggaactgtaccgcgctaataacgcacgaaagttctatgagaagttgaaccgttcacgtgccacagcccgatatgtgtagggacataaacgggaaccttcttacaaacgagcgtgaggtgatccaaaggtggcggcagcactacgaagagcacttgaatggcgatatggcagacaacggtggcgataTGGTAATGagcctaggagcacgcgcgcaggacatgcgacttccggctccgaatatccaggaaatccaggaggagatcggccggctgaaaaacaacaaagcccctggagttgaccaactaccaggagagctgtttaaacacggtggtgaggcactggctaaagcgctgcactgggtgattaccaaggtttgggaggatgaggttctgccgcaggagtggatgaaggtgtcgtgtgtcccatctacaaaaagggcgataagctggattgtagcaactaccgtgcaatcacattgctgaacgccgcctacaaggtactctcccaaattttatgccgccgactaacaccaattgcaagagagttcgtggggcagtatcaggcgggatttatgggcgaacgctctaccacagaccaggtgttcgccatacgtcaggtattgcagaaatgccgcgaatacaacgtgcccacacatcatctatttatcgacttcaaagccgcatatgatacaatcgatcgggaccagctatggcagctaatgcacgaaaacggatttccggataaactgatacggttgatcaaggtgacgatggatcggatgatgtgcgtagttcgagtttcaggggcattctcgagtcccttcgaaaagcgtagagggttacggcaaggtgatgggctttcgtgtctgctattcaacatcgctttggagggagtaatacgaagggcagggattgacacgagtggtacgattttcacgaagtccgtccagttattttatttggtttcgccgacgacattgatatcacggcacgtaactttgagaggatggaggaagtttacatcagactgaaaagcgaagctaaacggattggactagtcataaacacgtcgaagacgaagtacatgataggaagaggctcaagagaggtcaatgttagccacccaccacgagtttctagtatcggtggtgacgaagtGGAGGTGGTTggagaattcgtgtacttgggctcactggtgaccgccgataacgataccagcagagaaattcgaagacgcatagtggctggaaatcgtacgtactttggactccgcaagacgctccgatcgaatagagttcgccgccgtaccaaactgattatctacaaaacgcttattagaccggaagttcactacggacacgagacctggaccatgctcgtggaggaccaacgcgcactgagagttttcgaaaggaaagtgttgcgtaccatctatggtggggtgcagatggcggacggtacatggaggaggcgaatgaaccacgaattgcatgagctgttgggagaaccatccatcgttcacaccgcgataATCGGAAGACaccgatccgacgggaacaagaaggcgaggtgcatagcgggcaaggtggatcgatcaggtggaggacgatttgcggaccctccgcagactgcgtggctggcgaagtgcagccatggaccaagctgaatgagacttttatgtgcagcataggttattccggccttagtctggtaataaataaataaatatctcagaaacggtagcacttagaaaaaaattactgtacaccttttatgttggaaattttacgtactttcataaaatcaagacgataaaaacgtaaaaaaatatttcgaccctttttgaaaaaccaacttatTTAGAAAAAACTATTACTTTTTTCTTCATCATTTTTCCATTATGGCCTATAGTGCCAAAAAGTACATATATCATTtgctacaacatatcaaaaaataaaaaatattgaaaaatacgtttttatttttaagttttattttcaataattgaacattttttcacggtatatattttttcacatagcccAAATGATTACCTTGCCAAAGATACCAAaacgatcggacaagccgtttccaagttatatttttttgaaagtgttcaaggtgCTGTATACACAACACAAGAACGCCGCGTATTATACGTACGATGCGAAGCCACTACAGGGTAGATGATGAAACTTATAATTAACGGATCTTCCCTCAGTATAAAATCATTAAGCTCGTTTAAATAACTAACATTGTTTGTTACATTTTTACAGATGAACGTGTAATTGAATACGACATCGACAAGGTGCTTTACGATAAGCGTTCTGATTTCCAGAAAATCCAGATCGTCCATTCCAAGAGCTTGGGTAACATGCTCGTTCTGGATGAGTTGCAAAGTATGTGTTTCTAGCCATCTGCCTCCTCTAGAAAACATCCACCTAAAATATCACTCGTTTATCTTTCCAGATATTGCCGAGGCCGATCTTATTTACACGGAAACGTTGATGCGCCGCGGTGTAGAAAACTACAAGGACAAAGAAATCTGCATTCTTGGTGGCGGCGACGGTGCTTTACTATACGAACTCCTCAAAGAGGAACCAAAGCATGTAGTCATGCTGGAAATTGATGATCTCGTCATGGCAGCCTGCAACAAGTACATGAATTCCATCTGTGGCGACGTACTGGAGAAGCGCAAAAGTGACAATTACGAGATTGTCGTGGGAGACTGTATGATGTATTTGAACAAGTTCATCAAGGAGGGACGTAAATTCGATTACGTGTTCGGTGATTTGACCGATATCCCAATTTCGGATACCCCCACCGGTGAAATTTGGGACTTTATTCGCGTTATTTTGGAATCTTCGTTCAAGGTGCTCAAACCGAGCGGCAAATTTATGACCCATGTAAGTATTTAGTGAAATGAATATAACAACTGTTAGGAGAAAAATGCTTAAAGAAGTTAAAGCATCATTCGTATTTATTCAATTCGACGGAATTAGTGTACATTTCGCCAATAAAAAAATGCCACCTCATGCCTGCCAATGcgaactgagaaatgagaaata comes from Armigeres subalbatus isolate Guangzhou_Male chromosome 2, GZ_Asu_2, whole genome shotgun sequence and encodes:
- the LOC134211525 gene encoding spermine synthase isoform X1; the protein is MSANSVLLDFSLDPTRINDEVSRKDIVKLCKEHLEKYISGLKITYDMLTEDGYLCMLNAPGAVITTIRFFSQGLITINIEYYRGECEAPKISFEQIKSLENNLRLKLEAKRSKHLPPIKRGSNIDVYLTSSDERVIEYDIDKVLYDKRSDFQKIQIVHSKSLGNMLVLDELQNIAEADLIYTETLMRRGVENYKDKEICILGGGDGALLYELLKEEPKHVVMLEIDDLVMAACNKYMNSICGDVLEKRKSDNYEIVVGDCMMYLNKFIKEGRKFDYVFGDLTDIPISDTPTGEIWDFIRVILESSFKVLKPSGKFMTHGNGVSCPESLQMYEEQLDKLSPKVNYTKCSAFVPSFMEEWVFYQVQYAPDAATSV
- the LOC134211525 gene encoding spermine synthase isoform X2, yielding MSANSVLLDFSLDPTRINDEVSRKDIVKLCKEHLEKYISGLKITYDMLTEDGYLCMLNAPGAVITTIRFFSQGLITINIEYYRGECEAPKISFEQTRELENNLVQNLKLNHGQSLPTLQRGPITKYFPTADERVIEYDIDKVLYDKRSDFQKIQIVHSKSLGNMLVLDELQNIAEADLIYTETLMRRGVENYKDKEICILGGGDGALLYELLKEEPKHVVMLEIDDLVMAACNKYMNSICGDVLEKRKSDNYEIVVGDCMMYLNKFIKEGRKFDYVFGDLTDIPISDTPTGEIWDFIRVILESSFKVLKPSGKFMTHGNGVSCPESLQMYEEQLDKLSPKVNYTKCSAFVPSFMEEWVFYQVQYAPDAATSV